Within Sphingobium sp. KCTC 72723, the genomic segment GAATACGCTCCGCATGTCCCGCGACGGGAACAGCGTGTCATATTCCTCGTAGAATCGCGTGTCCCCGGCGATGATGACGGTGCAGGGCGCCTGCGTCACCTTATCGACATTGCCCGCATTGATATGCGGCATCAGCCGCGCCTTCGCCTGCGCCGAACGGATGAAGACGAAGCGCGCCGGATTGCTGTTGGCGGTCGTCGGACCCCATTTGGCCAAATCATAGAGCGTGCGGACCATCGCGCCGGTGACGGGCTGGTCGGTCCATCCATTATGGGTGCGTGCCTGCCGGAACAGTCGATCCAACATGTCGGTCATGGCGTCCCCCAGCCCGGCGCTTCGCGGGCGAGAATATCGTCCGCCTCTCTACCAAGCGCCGCCCGGTCTGCTTGCTCCCACACTCGATGGTCACCGCGCGCATAGCCACGCCCATTGTCGCGATAAAGCAGTGCGTCGATTACATGGTCGCGCAACTTGTCGATCCGGCGCACGACCCGGCCGGGCGTCCCCATCACCAGCGAATGGGGCGGCACGATGCTGTCGGGGGGCAGGAAACTATGCCCGGCGATGATCGACCCCTGGCCGATAACGCACCGTTCCATGATCGTTGCGCCAACCCCGATCAGGCAGCCCGGCTCGATGATGCAGCCATGCACCACCGCGCGATGGCCGATGGTGCAATAATCGCCGATGACGGTCGGATCGTCCCAACCGATATGGACCATCGCATGATCCTGCACGCTGGCGCACCGACCCACCGAAACGAACGCCCGCTCGCACCGGATGACCGCATAGGGCCACAGGCTGCAATCTTCACCCAGCCGCACGTCGCCGAACAGGCGAACGGTCGGATCGACATAGGCCGGGGACATTGCGATCATCGCGTCGGTCGAACAGGGCCGCCCGCGCATCCGGGCAGGCGGCCTCTGGCGATCAATAGGCGCCGGGCGGCGAAATCGGGTCCGCCCCGGTCGTGGCACGGCCATAGATTTCATAGCCGATGGTCGGGATATTCTGAATATGCCGCGTCGCCATCGACACGTCGCGCCAATAGCGGTTGATCGGCTTGTCCAGCGCAAAGGCCGAAGACCCCGCCTGGAACATCAGCGATTCGCTCGCGCCATGGACCAGTTCGATCATCTGCGCGCCCGCGGCCCGATGCTTTGCCTTTTCCGCGATCGAAAATTCCTCGCCCAGGCCGATCCGGTCCAGCTTGGCAGTCAGGTCGAACAGGATCAGCTTGGCCGTGTCGATCATCGCGGCGGCTTCGCCCAGGTCGCGCATATAGGCGCCTGAACTGGTGCGCGTGCCGATGATGGTGGTCAGCACCGGTTTTTTGGGCGCTTCGGCGGTCACGATTTCCAGCATCGCCTCCACC encodes:
- a CDS encoding gamma carbonic anhydrase family protein, translating into MRGRPCSTDAMIAMSPAYVDPTVRLFGDVRLGEDCSLWPYAVIRCERAFVSVGRCASVQDHAMVHIGWDDPTVIGDYCTIGHRAVVHGCIIEPGCLIGVGATIMERCVIGQGSIIAGHSFLPPDSIVPPHSLVMGTPGRVVRRIDKLRDHVIDALLYRDNGRGYARGDHRVWEQADRAALGREADDILAREAPGWGTP
- a CDS encoding malonic semialdehyde reductase gives rise to the protein MLDRLFRQARTHNGWTDQPVTGAMVRTLYDLAKWGPTTANSNPARFVFIRSAQAKARLMPHINAGNVDKVTQAPCTVIIAGDTRFYEEYDTLFPSRDMRSVFEGKDALVAETVARSSTLQGAYLIMAARALGLDCGPMSGFDAVGMDSEFFPDGRWKVNFLCNIGYGRPEALHPRNPRLDFDTACLDL